From a single Couchioplanes caeruleus genomic region:
- a CDS encoding metallophosphoesterase family protein has protein sequence MRTTIAILLVLVLVVLWLLSRCSAGPDTVRVAAVGDMACDPADPDLARATAGGDRCRHQAVSDLAVAMNPAVLLGLGDFQYELPKADAYRTVYGPSFGRLLSRTVPVYGNQEYKVQDANTFTAYFGKRIRDTRGYWSQNIGRWHVVILNSNCAAVAGGCRTGSPQQTWLAQDLAANDRTCVLAAWHHPRWSTGIAGPDPRTADLFRTLYDNRVDLVLSGHEADYERFAPLNPDGAPDPAGVRQFVVGTGGQAHYRPTATDDTRDEHGDPEVTAGRPAGEYADFDHHGVLELELRPKSYAWRFHPLEADKPVTDQGSASCH, from the coding sequence TTGCGGACCACCATCGCGATCCTGCTCGTGCTGGTCCTCGTCGTGCTGTGGCTGCTGAGCCGTTGCTCCGCCGGGCCGGACACGGTCCGCGTCGCCGCGGTCGGTGACATGGCCTGCGACCCCGCCGACCCCGACCTGGCCAGGGCCACGGCCGGCGGTGACCGCTGCCGGCACCAGGCGGTCTCCGACCTGGCGGTCGCGATGAACCCCGCGGTGCTGCTCGGGCTCGGCGACTTCCAGTACGAGCTGCCGAAGGCCGACGCGTACCGGACGGTCTACGGGCCCTCGTTCGGCCGGCTCCTCAGCCGCACCGTCCCCGTGTACGGCAACCAGGAGTACAAGGTCCAGGACGCCAACACCTTCACCGCGTACTTCGGCAAGCGCATCAGGGACACCAGGGGCTACTGGTCCCAGAACATCGGCCGCTGGCACGTGGTCATCCTCAACTCCAACTGCGCCGCGGTGGCGGGTGGCTGCCGTACCGGCTCCCCGCAGCAGACCTGGCTCGCCCAGGACCTCGCGGCCAACGACCGCACCTGCGTCCTCGCCGCCTGGCACCACCCCCGCTGGTCGACCGGCATCGCGGGCCCCGACCCCCGCACCGCGGACCTCTTCCGCACCCTCTACGACAACCGCGTCGACCTGGTCCTCTCCGGCCACGAGGCGGACTACGAACGCTTCGCCCCCCTCAACCCCGACGGCGCCCCCGACCCGGCCGGCGTACGCCAATTCGTGGTCGGCACGGGCGGCCAGGCCCACTACCGTCCGACCGCCACCGACGACACCCGCGACGAACACGGCGACCCGGAGGTGACAGCGGGCCGCCCGGCCGGCGAATACGCCGACTTCGACCACCACGGCGTCCTCGAACTCGAGCTGCGCCCGAAGTCGTACGCGTGGCGTTTCCACCCCCTCGAGGCGGACAAGCCGGTGACGGACCAAGGCTCCGCAAGCTGCCACTGA